In Augochlora pura isolate Apur16 chromosome 3, APUR_v2.2.1, whole genome shotgun sequence, the sequence TTCGCGCGAAACAAGACCTgcttatatttacaatatccGCGAGTTGCACATCAGGGTCACACAGATTACAAATAGTCGAGGGTTAATTTGTGTATTGCATTATGGTTTTCGAAATAATCTCGACGCACTCCTTCATCTGTGCTTCCGTAATAACCAACGGCGGAGCCAGTCGAATGATGTGTCCATGTGTTGGTTTTGCCAGCAAGCCCGCGTCTCTCATTTTCAAGCAGATTTCCATGGCGTCGATACTTTCGTTGATGACGATAGCATTTAGAAGACCTTTTCCTCTGACCAGCGTGACAACATCATTCGGCAGCTTTCGAAGCTCGGACCTCAGGATTTGACCGAGCTTTTCGGCGTTCTCCGCCAACTTCTCCTCTTCGAGCACACGGAGCGCTTCCAAAGCTACCCTGCATCCCAGAGGATTGCCGCCATATGTCGAGCCGTGCTCGCCTGGCTTAATGGTTAACATTACCGGGTCATTGGCCAATACGCCAGAAACTGGGTAAAAACCACCGGACAGTGCTTTGCCAAGAATCAAGATATCCGGCTTAACGTTTTCGTGGTCCACAGCCAAACGCTTTCCTGTTCTCGCCAGTCCAGTCTGTACCTCGTCCGCTATCCACAAAACATTGTGCTTGGTGCAGAGTTCTCTCACTCCTTTCAAATAACCGTCcttgaattgaaaaaattatatttttcaatttttcgattcgACTTCGAGAATCATCAATTATGAATTCGGATATGCTACCTTCGGTACGACCACACCAGCTTCTCCTTGTATAGGCTCTACCATAAACGCGCAAACGTTCGGATCAGCCAATTTTGTTTCGAGCGCAGCAAGATCATCGTACGGAACCAACTCGAACCCGGGCATGAACGGACCGAACCCACTGTAGCTGGTCGGATCTGTACTCGAAGAAACTGCGCTCATTGTCCTCCCCCAAAAGTTACCTTCGGCGAACACGATTTTTGCTTCATATGATGGTATTCCCTTGGTAGTGTAGCCCCATCTTCGTGCCAGTTTGCATGCGGTCTCGCCACCTTCCACTCCGGTATTCATCGGTAGCCATTTGTCATATCTAAAAAGAACGACCTTCGTTTATACGGCgaaatatgtttgtaatgtgtaaactgcggattttatgcatttatataaaaaatgtgataggtgaaatataaaacggtGAAAAGATTAAAAGTAAATACGAATGTTGATGTAGTGATTttaatttgtcaaaattatttaagaaagagaagaatgcataaagatctgcaaaTTAGTAATTTCGAATCGATATCGTAGTTGTTGCGTACCCAAAAAGTTTTGTAACAAACTCTTCAAATTCACCTAACACATCGGAGTAGAAGGCCCTCGATGTCAAAGTCAAAACTTTTGCTTGTTCCGTGAGGGCCTTGTATATTCTCGGATGGCAATGACCCTGGTTCACGGCGGAGTAAGCGCTCAGAAAGTCGTAGTACCGTTTACCTTCCACGTCCAACATGAAAACACCCTCGGCTTTGCACAAGGCCACGGGAAGGGGGTGGTAATTGTGAGCACCATATTTGGATTCTCGGTCGAAAACTTGTTGAGACGTGAGCGTTCGATTTTGCACGTTCTACAAAACAATATTACCGTTTGCGTTTTGATACGTACCTATGTACCTTAATTATCCTTACCTGACGGAACAAATTCAGCAGTTTGCCTCTTGATACTACACCTGTTCTATGAAGTATGTTTTTAGCCAGAGATTCCATTCTTGTTTCTTAAATCTGTCTTGTCTATAACGGTATATCGATCTGTAACATTCAAATGTAAAGTAATTTTGCTGTCGTTCGATGTGTCGATAATGCTTCAGATATCGTTGCGGACTAGATAGAACATCGATTAATGCTGTACGCGAAATCATATCGGACGCATGGTTCTAGGTGACCGAGTCTAACTTTCAccaaagaaacatttatttctgacTCACTTATAATCGATTAGTTTTCTTTCAAATTGACAAGCTAGTAGATCAATCGTTCTACGTGAATCACATTTAAAGCCGTTGTGGGTCTCGTTAACGACCGCTCGATAAAATTCGATCCGGttccaatcgaaaataaaataaagaaacacgCAACGTTATCAACGAGAACATTAACGTTCATCGTATTAAAGACAATCGTGAACATATCGTTATCACCGCGGCGAAACACCgtagcgttttttttttaaattattgtacaatagcAAGGTATTTACCTTTGTGGATCGGCAAATGACGATGATCGATTGCGCTCACACGACACGATACTAAATGATTATCCCTCTTCCCGTGTCTTACACGCTCGTGTGGCGAGTACGATCGTGCATCAAATCGAACAGATACTAGATAGATCAACTGTAGAATGCGGAGTACGGAATACGAAATACGGAAAGTCGAATAAACGTTTCACGAGCTCTTTGCTCGATCCTCTTGAAAGTGTACAGTCTAATCAGAAATACTCCGAATCGATGATAAGAAAGCGAAGACAAATCAGGCCCAACTATTTCAGTCCTAAAACTGTTTGTATTTGAAAGTAACCCGTGATAAGGCTTCTCTagcaatcatttctatttaataacgtTCCCTGAAAACATCCTCAACGCTGCTAAACAACTGTACAGCAAtcgaatatacatatttgtttAACTAAATCAttgacaaaattgattttgttttatcattgCTAAAAGTTTCAGTCGCCTGATTGCTTTCTTATAGATAAGATCGAGAACAATAGGCTTATAATGTACCGTGGCTCCTATCTTATCTGTAAGTGcagaacaaaattataacCGAGACACGTTATATTCTTGTTACTCTTCGAATATAGAACACGAGAATAAGAGATAATGTGCAACCGTAAGTATGGAACGAAGAACCGTCACAATCAAAATGTAATCCGTTGTTGTTTCATTCTTAGTTCTTTGTATCTGTACAGTACTTGTACGGCCTCTAGATAGAGCGAGAGTACTTCAAATTACACCTCGTTAATCTACAATGGATACGTATTTACCTGTTGCGTGCTTGTCGTGACAGTTTTACCCGCCAAAATTTCCCGTTCAATTCGTCATGATGACGCATCGCGCACTCTACATCGGAAAAAACGcaataataatacttgaaGGGTCAGTTCGCCGTCAGTATTAATGTAGTTAGTTTTTGTTTACACGTTTAAGTTTGAATACTTCTACTTCGACTTCGTGTTAAACGGgcatttgattaataattttaacatgaGTAAGGACGATTACGATAGTTTTCGAGAGAAGAATATAGCCGAAAGAAACGCTGTCGTAagtatttttaagttttcCATTTGAATTGCTAACCTATGTATGTCTTTTCATGTTGCTGATCGTTTTCATCGTTACAGTTTGCCGAGttctttaaagaaataaaatctcagtcgaatgaattaaaagatttaaaatcaAAGTCCAATGACAcggaaaatttggaaaatgaaCCGCCGAAAAAGAGACGTAGAACTATCTCTGGTGCCATCACTAACGATAATTTCAAAGTTCGGAATGTTCGTCTagaatttcgtaaaaaatacaataccaGAAGTCGATCCAAAGGTAAAACTAATGATGATTCGGATAAGACTAATGGAAACAAGCCTAAATTACAGGTTTTATTCCCATGGGCAAAGCCGTTTCAACGGTCGCTTGATCTTATG encodes:
- the LOC144479099 gene encoding ornithine aminotransferase, mitochondrial, translating into MESLAKNILHRTGVVSRGKLLNLFRQNVQNRTLTSQQVFDRESKYGAHNYHPLPVALCKAEGVFMLDVEGKRYYDFLSAYSAVNQGHCHPRIYKALTEQAKVLTLTSRAFYSDVLGEFEEFVTKLFGYDKWLPMNTGVEGGETACKLARRWGYTTKGIPSYEAKIVFAEGNFWGRTMSAVSSSTDPTSYSGFGPFMPGFELVPYDDLAALETKLADPNVCAFMVEPIQGEAGVVVPKDGYLKGVRELCTKHNVLWIADEVQTGLARTGKRLAVDHENVKPDILILGKALSGGFYPVSGVLANDPVMLTIKPGEHGSTYGGNPLGCRVALEALRVLEEEKLAENAEKLGQILRSELRKLPNDVVTLVRGKGLLNAIVINESIDAMEICLKMRDAGLLAKPTHGHIIRLAPPLVITEAQMKECVEIISKTIMQYTN